The genomic DNA TACGACCCGCGCCTGTCAGCATGGCGCAGGGACCATGACGATTGACGTCGCTGCTGCCGGCAAGGTCGTACCTGGACCAAAATACAAGAGCGGCACCATCACCATGCCAATCCGTGTTGCCGTCCGCCAGGGCGATCAGGTTATCTATTCCAAGCTGCACAAGCAGGCGGTTACGATAGCCAATGGAGATACCGCTACACAGTTCGTCTTCAATGACAAGACGATCACCGTGCCGATGGCGGACAAGAACAATATCCAGATTTTCGTAGGGTTCGATGAAGGTCCTTACAACACGAAATAATGAATTGCCGTCAGGCGCATGATCATGAAATCGTTCTTTTAGTTATAATGCGCGGAAAGATATTTCCGCGCATTATTTAATTTTGGTTTTTCCATTTAATAGTATTCGGCTTGAAGTTTTGCTCAGTGGGCCGACAAAAACTTACAGAGTGCATGCTTGGCACGTTGAATGCCATGGTCATTAGAGACTGTTAGAAACGCAACCTTTTACGATATCAATATAACAGGTATGATTTTCTTGATCCTGGCTTCGAATAATTTTGCGGTTAAGTATCGATGAACAAGGGTGCTGCATTTTCAAAAACGTTTCGTGGCAGTGCACGTAGCTCGGACGCCTCATATGGAAGATGTTTAAAGTAAGTGGTCGTCAATTGGGCAACGGTTTCTGCCTGCGCACGATCACGTTGACGCTTAACTGGTTCACGATCTCCCCTTTGGGAGATCCAGAATTTATGAGCGGCAAAAATACGTGGGTCCGGAGCGACTATACGCAAAGGCTCGCCCTTTTCATCAATCGCAATTGCCTCGAAGGGTGGCGAATTTTCGAGCCAATCAAGCCCTTCGATCGCAGCAGCAACAAGTTCATCTTCACCGTTACCAATGCTTTCACGGCTTTCCCTCCAAATGGGTTTGGCTGGAGGTTTGATTAAGTCAACCAAATATCCCTCTCGGTTTGCGGCGCGATAGCTGGAACGTGTACGTTCAAAAGATTTATCGACTTTCTTCAGGAGGCCGAGGAGTGAGTTATTCTTTATGTCGTCATCTACGACCATTTTGAGAGAACGACGCGCATCCATGAGCAGATCGATATCGTCAGTGGCAGTGATGCCTGGATCCACAAACACACCGGCGATTGCTTCGTAAGCAAATATCGCATTAGTACCAACGATCCGAATCCCGGCACCAAGCAAACCAGCATTGTCGACGGCTCGAATAATCCGAGCCGTAAGATGAGGTACGCGGCCAAGCCGTAGTGCGCGATTAACAGCTGTCTGGCGTTCCATTTGAGATTTGCGCGCGCTCAAGACCTCTTGCGCGGCTTGACGAGCTGCATCCCATTTGACTTTTATCGCCTCAGTTTCTGGTGAGCGGCGACCTTCCACCTTTTGACGTCTGACTCCGGCAGAATTATAATAGCTGCGCATCAAATGTTCGGTTCCGCCAACACTATGCCAAACTAATGAACCACGGAAGCTTTTGACCGTTGCAGATGCTTGCTGAAAGGCTTCATAGCGTTGATCGGAGTTAACCTTTTCACGCCTCTGATCATTATTTAGTTCTATAAAATCAATCATATCAACATAACCGACATAATTTACAACAAACTGTTGCAGACGCAGACTATGCAAATTTAATCAACGTTGCAACAGTTTCGATTGATAATATTATTATGTGTTGATCATATTGAAATTAATGTTCTTTTTTAGATTAAACGACTATCTGCCGTCAGATGAACGAGTGGTTCAGCCGCAAGCACGAAGATGTATGGCGCCGGTAGCGATCCGTTTGCGGAAAACAAGACAGAAGTGCAGCAAAACCGTCGCTGAAAAGTTTGATTGCGCCAATGCTTGTGAATAAATGCAGATCGATAAAATTCGAATTAAATGCGACTGCCTGCGTGAAATGAATGGCAACAGGTTTGCGCTAGTGTGGTCTCATGAAACAGA from Brucella anthropi ATCC 49188 includes the following:
- a CDS encoding nucleotidyltransferase family protein, whose protein sequence is MHSLRLQQFVVNYVGYVDMIDFIELNNDQRREKVNSDQRYEAFQQASATVKSFRGSLVWHSVGGTEHLMRSYYNSAGVRRQKVEGRRSPETEAIKVKWDAARQAAQEVLSARKSQMERQTAVNRALRLGRVPHLTARIIRAVDNAGLLGAGIRIVGTNAIFAYEAIAGVFVDPGITATDDIDLLMDARRSLKMVVDDDIKNNSLLGLLKKVDKSFERTRSSYRAANREGYLVDLIKPPAKPIWRESRESIGNGEDELVAAAIEGLDWLENSPPFEAIAIDEKGEPLRIVAPDPRIFAAHKFWISQRGDREPVKRQRDRAQAETVAQLTTTYFKHLPYEASELRALPRNVFENAAPLFIDT